From a region of the Salarias fasciatus chromosome 6, fSalaFa1.1, whole genome shotgun sequence genome:
- the LOC115390496 gene encoding myosin phosphatase Rho-interacting protein-like, whose protein sequence is MTRLDSSAARGTENSWMDEPRGRDRSRHTSESRGNREQESGYFSPDRRGNGERPMEEVNKRQYRYYERGHPLPSNYVPEPKACVPYRNINLGLPSERRSAETYMQDSWRSESPQRYTYHSNFRRGADSQTNSPTRQSSVSPDRHKLNDTSKGQRRGSSLSRNQPHSLSHSSSQLLSHGASRHTSGRSSPSHRRGSIASRTASPSRATPSHRRPDSLLLQNGEINASKGCSRESRSPSQMSNKHSLDSERLYRNLESISRRGSSAIQQNSREGSQASPRNRTAVNSLANTRTRNSREVSPSRNGYSTQSHTPQREIQSRESRLTPSQGSWQGSSHSLLSLPPSHGSSSPRRGVDFQPLGASLSHVPMAETDKVNAKVSSDRSNSNMRRGMDALLISEPKKSAAEVEEMGMTMEDYILLADIPKIQLESEEEVSGLRWRNQSPSPCRDQRVRTPRYQDKADTHSSRFEPDERGRGRERGRDRREKCRDFENGWSSRRHSAASLHTQSSDNQSGKHKSSRVKERAPVEHPQTQGWMSRLDESGKWKKHWFVLGGTSLRYYRDSEAEESDDLDGEIELTSCVNVSDCDVERNYGLQLQTKRAVFTFSAMTSRIRRNWVKLLKQAIQNNTHQSDTGSEKEKPLSRPASSCQPPARFTCDDSGYEPATSTAANATAADSHQADRHSVDGGASADVSPASQREEGEGWDREQAKRLEERNKWFEEGVPFSEMGSRWDSMELKKGSVPVPVIDTMDSEVSRKWVEFETMSFRDMSAQTLIGAQARQSSTQQVSEPPVSPQTYNSIPEEAVQSAAASQADISGSKETPPRTDVAQNIQTNTAEALQREAVSLREQVESIKRERAAMGIDVESPCGPGAPCRAKLEAMEAAHMKALQELQEKHAKELKELEEEKNRMLLEESQAAARAMEALRAAHREELEKSRRLAGGEAHVDSSYRGHMPQADVLHSELDVLSDRYSQKCLELSRTEQSTRTRDAELSRKDRELEQLRRENQELKVKLAEEISRMRYFITGQRSDVVSVGNKERAASEVETLLRAKENEVQYLKKEISCLQDEVQSLTKEKEAAYERYKEAYVELSNTRGRGQLEMGSLNEHLRLANAALQEGSRQT, encoded by the exons ATGACACGGCTGGACTCCTCTGCTGCACGCGGTACTGAAAACTCCTGGATGGATGAACCGAGGGGCAGAGACAGGTCTCGCCACACATCAG AGTCCAGAGGAAACAGGGAACAAGAGAGCGGCTATTTCTCCCCGGACAGAAGAGGTAACGGTGAGCGTCCGATGGAGGAGGTCAACAAGCGGCAGTATCGATACTATGAGAGGGGGCATCCTCTTCCGAGCAACTACGTCCCTGAGCCCAAAGCCTGTGTTCCCTACAGAAATATCAACCTGGGATTGCCCTCAGAGAGAAGAAGTGCAGAAACGTACATGCAAGACTCTTGGAGGAGCGAATCTCCACAGAGATACACGTACCACTCCAACTTCAGACGAGGAGCCGACTCTCAGACTAACTCTCCGACACGCCAGAGCTCTGTGAGCCCAGACCGCCACAAGCTGAACGACACTTCCAAGGGACAAAGGAGAGGGAGTTCTCTGTCTAGAAATCAGCCGCATTCCTTGTCTCACAGCTCCTCTCAGCTTCTGTCGCACGGCGCCTCTCGCCATACATCAGGCAGGTCCAGTCCATCTCACAGGAGAGGCTCCATTGCTTCTCGCACTGCCTCGCCCTCTCGAGCGACGCCTTCTCACAGGCGCCCAGACTCTTTACTTTTACAGAATGGGGAAATTAATGCTTCGAAGGGGTGCAGCCGAGAGTCGAGGAGTCCATCGCAAATGTCAAACAAGCACAGTCTGGACTCTGAGAGACTCTACAGGAACCTTGAGTCGATCTCTCGCCGTGGCTCTTCGGCCATTCAGCAAAACTCGCGCGAAGGATCCCAAGCCTCGCCACGAAacagaacagctgtgaacagctTGGCCAACACTCGAACTCGCAACAGCAGAGAAGTATCCCCCTCTAGGAATGGCTACAGTACTCAAAGCCACACGCCACAAAGGGAGATCCAGtccagagagagcagactgacCCCTTCTCAAGGTTCCTGGCAGGGGTCTTCTCACTCTTTACTCAGCCTCCCACCCTCACATGGATCCTCCTCGCCGAGGCGGGGTGTTGACTTCCAGCCCCTCGGTGCTTCACTGTCACATGTTCCAATGGCAGAAACTGACAAAGTGAATGCTAAAGTCAGCAGTGACAGAAGCAACAGCAACATGCGGCGAGGCATGGATGCCCTGCTCATCTCTGAGCCAAAGAAAAGTGCAGCTGAAGTGGAAGAG ATGGGGATGACCATGGAGGATTACATATTGTTGGCTGATATTCCAAAGATCCAGCTGGAGTCAGAGGAAGAGGTTTCAGGCCTGAGATGGAGGAACCAGAGTCCCAGTCCCTGCAGAGACCAAAGAGTCAGGACGCCCAG GTATCAAGACAAAGCTGACACTCACAGTTCAAGGTTTGAGCctgatgagagagggagaggcagagaaagaggaagagaccggagagaaaaatgcAGAGACTTTGAGAATGGATGGTCGTCTCGAAGACATTCTGCAGCGTCTCTTCACACGCAG TCTTCAGACAACCAGAGTGGGAAACACAAATCTTCCAGAGTGAAGGAGAGAGCTCCTGTTGAACACCCGCAGACGCAG GGTTGGATGTCCAGACTGGATGAGAGTGGAAAG TGGAAGAAACACTGGTTTGTTCTCGGTGGCACTTCACTGAGGTACTACAGAGACTCAGAGGCCGAGGAG tCTGACGATCTGGACGGAGAGATCGAGCTGACctcctgtgtgaatgtgtcagaCTGTGACGTAGAGAGGAACTATGGACTCCAACTACAA ACAAAAAGAGCAGTGTTCACTTTCTCTGCGATGACGTCTAGAATTCGTCGGAACTGGGTGAAGTTACTAAAGCAGGCGATCCAAAACAACACGCA CCAATCGGACACCGGCAGCGAGAAAGAGAAGCCCCTCTCCCGGCCTGCGTCGTCATGCCAACCCCCTGCTCGGTTCACCTGCGACGACTCTGGCTATGAACCTGCCACTTCCACCGCCGCCAACGCCACAGCTGCAGACTCCCATCAGGCCGACCGCCACTCGGTAGACGGAGGCGCGAGCGCAGACGTGTCTCCGGCCagtcagagggaggaaggggagggCTGGGACCGCGAGCAAGCCAAGCGGCTGGAGGAGCGGAACAAGTGGTTTGAGGAGGGCGTCCCCTTCAGTGAGATGGGCAGCAGGTGGGACTCCATGGAGCTGAAAAAGGGGAGTGTGCCCGTCCCCGTTATTGATACCATGGACTCCGAGGTCAGCCGGAAGTGGGTCGAGTTTGAGACGATGTCTTTCAGGGACATGAGTGCACAGACGCTCATTGGCGCACAGGCCCGGCAGTCAAGCACCCAGCAGGTATCAGAGCCTCCCGTCAGTCCCCAGACTTATAACTCAATCCCTGAAGAGGCGGTACAGTCTGCCGCCGCCTCACAAGCTGACATATCAGGCTCAAAGGAAACCCCTCCACGTACAGATGTTGCCCAAAATATTCAAACTAATACAGCAGAAGCTCTTCAGAGGGAG GCTGTTTCTCTCCGCGAGCAGGTGGAGAGCATCAAAAGGGAGCGTGCAGCCATGGGGATCGATGTGGAGAGCCCATGTGGACCAGGGGCCCCCTGCAGGGCCAAACTGGAAGCCATGGAAGCTGCCCACATGAAAGCACTGCAGGAGCTACAAGAGAAGCATGCCaaagagctgaaggagctggaggaggagaagaacaggatgctgctggaggagagtcaGGCTGCTGCCAGAG CGATGGAGGCGCTGAGAGCAGCtcacagagaggagctggagaagagcaGGAGGTTAGCTGGTGGAGAAGCACACGTGGATTCATCATACAGGGGACACAT GCCCCAGGCGGACGTCTTACACAGCGAGTTAGATGTGCTGTCGGATCGTTACTCTCAGAAGTGCCTGGAGCTGAGCCGGACCGAGCAGAGCACCAGGACTCGAGACGCCGAGCTCAGCCGCAAGGACAGAGAGCTGGAGCAGCTTCGGAGAGAAAACCAG gaGCTCAAGGTCAAACTGGCAGAAGAGATCAGTCGGATGCGCTATTTCATcacgggtcagaggtcagatgtgGTATCCGTTGGCAACAAAGAGCGCGCTGCATCAGAAGTGGAG ACGTTACTTAGGGCAAAAGAAAACGAGGTGCAGTATCTGAAGAAAGAGATCAGCTGTCTGCAAGATGAAGTGCAGTCTCTCACCAAG GAGAAAGAAGCAGCATACGAGCGTTATAAGGAGGCCTACGTGGAACTGAGCAACACGAGGGGCCGGGGCCAGTTGGAGATGGGCTCGCTCAATGAACACCTGCGACTGGCAAACGCTGCACTTCAGGAGGGATCCAGGCAGACCTGA